From a region of the Streptomyces caniferus genome:
- a CDS encoding FMN-binding protein — protein MRRAVLTAASTSALVVLLLTLKPHHDTGPAGGEPPTDAAASTPATTGAAHRNTSHANGTYTGAPITTRYGTVQVAITVKAGQLTAVKVLQAPSENGRDREIAGFALPRLTQEALHAHSARIDAVSGASYTSAGYARSLQSALDKAGA, from the coding sequence GTGCGCCGAGCCGTACTCACCGCCGCGTCGACCAGCGCCCTGGTCGTCCTGCTGCTCACCCTCAAGCCCCATCACGACACCGGCCCAGCCGGCGGGGAACCGCCGACAGATGCCGCCGCCTCGACACCAGCAACAACAGGCGCTGCACATCGCAACACCAGTCACGCCAACGGCACGTACACCGGTGCGCCGATCACCACCCGGTACGGCACCGTCCAGGTCGCCATCACCGTCAAAGCCGGACAGCTGACGGCCGTCAAGGTGCTCCAGGCGCCTTCCGAGAACGGCCGTGACCGCGAGATCGCCGGCTTCGCCCTACCGCGCCTGACGCAAGAGGCCCTGCACGCCCACAGCGCGCGCATCGATGCGGTGTCCGGGGCCAGCTACACCAGCGCGGGCTACGCCCGCTCCCTCCAGAGCGCATTGGACAAGGCCGGTGCCTGA
- a CDS encoding FAD:protein FMN transferase, with product MGTVFSFDIRDAPTAAIESALDAAVAWLHRVDEVFSTYRSDSAISRLARGAIGLDDCPPEVHEVLALCVQIRRATNGWFSHTPDGRLDPSGLVKGWAVERAWQILQEAGAHNTCVNGGGDIQLSGESVPGVPWRVGIAHPLRPGELCTIVTGHDLAIATSGTAERGAHILSPHRGAPADGPASLTVVGRSLTLTDAYATAAFAMGGRARSWLDHLYGFEGFAMMRDGRSWQTRGFPGRGDLQVVGGTVG from the coding sequence ATGGGCACCGTGTTCTCCTTCGACATCCGCGACGCACCCACTGCCGCCATCGAATCCGCCCTGGATGCCGCCGTCGCCTGGCTCCACCGCGTCGACGAGGTCTTCTCCACCTACCGATCCGACAGCGCCATCAGCCGGCTTGCGCGCGGCGCCATCGGACTCGACGACTGCCCGCCCGAGGTACATGAGGTGCTCGCCCTCTGTGTGCAGATCCGCCGCGCGACCAACGGCTGGTTCAGCCACACGCCGGACGGCAGACTCGACCCCTCCGGCCTGGTCAAGGGGTGGGCCGTGGAACGCGCCTGGCAGATCCTGCAGGAGGCCGGAGCACACAACACGTGTGTGAACGGCGGCGGTGACATCCAGCTCAGCGGAGAGTCCGTCCCCGGTGTCCCCTGGCGCGTCGGTATCGCCCATCCCCTGCGCCCCGGCGAGCTGTGCACCATCGTCACCGGCCACGACCTGGCCATCGCCACCTCCGGCACCGCCGAACGCGGCGCCCACATCCTCAGCCCCCACCGCGGCGCGCCAGCCGACGGGCCCGCCTCCCTTACGGTGGTCGGTCGCAGTTTGACCCTGACCGACGCCTACGCGACAGCGGCCTTCGCCATGGGCGGGAGGGCACGAAGCTGGCTGGACCACCTCTACGGCTTCGAGGGCTTTGCCATGATGCGGGACGGCCGGTCGTGGCAAACACGGGGATTCCCGGGACGAGGCGACCTTCAGGTGGTGGGTGGAACGGTCGGCTGA